In the Bacillus sp. FJAT-42376 genome, GCCGACTCCCTTTATCTCCTGCCGGAACTTCATTATTGGATGGGACGAAACTATGAAGCTTTACAAGATTCGGTAAAAGCCATTCAATATTTGAAGAAAGCCGGGTATTATTTTAAGCTGCTGGACAGAGTGCCCTGTCAGAGGATGGTGGAGGAGGATTTGGAGAGGCTTGAGGGTTCATGCTGAGGTCCTTTCATTCCCGAATGAGAGGCTGTCCAGAAAGGGATATCTCCGTGAAGTCAAGCACCATCCGCTCCAACCAGCCTACACCAATGCTTTAGATCAAGCATTTCACACAAAAACCCCCGGTATGCTTCAAATCAAAGCAAACCGGGGGTTTTCGATATCCCATTAGACATTCTATCTAACGCTGACAGCCGGCTGTTTTTCAAGCATGGCTGTGATGTCTTCCGCTGCAATCGGGCGGCTAAAAAGGTAGCCTTGTGCTTCATTGCAGTTCTTGTTTTCCAGGAACTTCCTCTGTTCCTCTGTTTCAACGCCTTCTGCAATCACCTTTAAATTCAGGTTGTGCGCCATATTGATGATGGTGTCAACAAGGGACGCGTCTTTTGGGTCGGTGTAGATATTTCGTGTAAAGGTTTGGTCGATTTTCAGTGTATTGATCGGGAATGTCTTCAGGTAGCTGAGAGACGAATAGCCAGTTCCGAAGTCGTCGATGGACAGGTGAATGCCCATGTCTCTGAGCTGCTGCATTTTGCTGACGGCATGCTGGGAGTCCTGGATAATGCTCTCCGTCAATTCAAGCTCCAGATAGGCTGGATGAAGATCCGCTCTTGATAAGGTGTCTGTAACCATTTCCACGAGATTGCTTTGCTGAAACTGGCGGGAAGAAATGTTCACAGCCATGCGAATCGGGGGATAGCCGTCTTGCTGCCACCTTTTATTCTGAAGGCAGGCCTCATAAAGCACCCATTCTCCAATCGGCAGGATTAAGCCGGTTTCTTCGGCAATCGGGATAAATTCTGCAGGGGAAATCATGCCCCATTCGGGATGATTCCAGCGGAGCAGTGCCTCCACCCCAATGATTGTCCCCGTCGCCACTTCCACTTGAGGCTGATACACAACGGTAAATTCGTTTTGTTTCAGCGCTTTCCGCATTCCGTTTTCAAGCTGCATTTTCTTTGAAACGATTTCATTCATGCTCGGAGCATAGAACTGGAAGTTGTTTTTCCCGTCTTCCTTCACCCTGTACATCGCTGTATCGGCATTCTTTATTAACGTCTCAATGTCACGGCCATCTGCCGGATAGACGGCAATCCCAATGGACGGGGTGACAAACAGCTCGATGTCCTTGATCGTAATGGACCGGCTGAACAAATCGATGATCATTTTCGCCTTTTTCGTCAGCTCTGTCGTACCGGTGTTAGGAAGGAGAATAATGAACTCATCTCCGCCCTGCCGGCTGACGGTATCGGACGAATCAAGAGCCGATTTCAGGCGCTTCGCGACTTCCTTCAGCAGCCGGTCCCCCGCATCATGGCCAAGGGTGTCATTAATATTCTTAAAGCGGTCCAAATCCATAAACATGATGCCGATTTGCTGCTGAGCAGCATCCGCCTGAATGATTGCGGCCGACAGCCTGTCATTTAACAGCAGCCGGTTCGGCAAATCCGTTAACGGATCCCGGTACACCATTTGGTTAATACGTTTCTCATTTTTCTTCCGTTCTGTAATATCCCGGATAATGCTGCTGAAATAGACCTTGTTGTCTTCCTTCCAGGAGGCCAAGGACAGCTCAATCGGGAACCGGCTCCCGTCTTTTTTCAGCCCCTCAAGCTCCACGGTTTTTCCGACTACCCGCTCTTCTCCCGTGGAAAGGTAGCGATTCATCCCCTTTTGATGGGCTTCTTTGTACTCGTCCGGGATGATGACCTGCAGGTTCCGGCCGGTCACATCTGCCTCCCTGTAGCCAAACATCCTCTCCGCCCCCTCGTTCCAGGAAAGGATGAGGCCCTTCGCATCCGCTAAAATAATCGCATCGTTCGCCGATTCGAAGACGGAACGGAATTTTCTTTCGGACTGAATGGATTGGTGCTCAAACCGCTGATCCACGAACATGCTGATGAACATAATCCCGAAGATCACCAGCATGCAAAAGGCAATGGAATAAGCTAAGAGTGTATTATCCATGGCCGCTTCCATCGACATCGTATGATGGGCATGAGGAGTAAATTTTGCAGCCGCCATTCCTGTGTAATGCATACCGGCAATCGCGATGCCCATAATGAGCGCACTCCCCGCCTTAATCCGCCAAATACCAGGTTTGCTGTGATTCTGACTTACATACTGCAGCAAATACAGCGCCACAATGGAGGTTATAAAAGCAATGACAGCTGAAAGGGTCCACAAAAAGGCATCATACTCAATGACAGCCGCCATCTTCATCGCAGCCATGCCGGTATAATGCATGGATACAATCCCCACTGCCATGAGCAGTGCGGCCAAAACAATTCGCACTCTTCCAGCAGCCGTCTCTCTGCTGATGACATACAGCGCCAAACCGGAAGCAATAATCGCTGGAATAATGGAAAGGATGACGACCGTTAAGTCATACGAGACCGGCATCGACAAATGAAGCGCAAGCATCGCCACAAAATGCATCGCCCAAATTCCAAGGCCCATCGCAAAGGCACCTGACACGAGCCAAATAAAACGGGCAGGCCGCTTCGCTTTATTAATTTTAATACTGACATCAAGCGCTGCAAACGAAGCTGTAACAGCGATAATGATGGAAAGGATAACAAGTGGAATGTTGTACATGATTGGTGCGTGTTCCATTTATGGCTGGATCTCCTTATTGGGGGATTTTCATTGGTTTTTCTTTCTATGTATATCGGCTGGGGGAGGAGATTTTTGATAGATTGTGGAGAGTATTAGAGGAATTTTTAAGCCTCCTTAATCATGAACCCAGTATTGGATACCATATCCCAATGAAAAAACAATTGAATAAGGACAATAGTGGATAGTCAAGGAAGGATTTATTAATATTTATATTTCTGATTTTCTCTTGATTTTATTTAGTGCTTTTAACATTGAAGTCCAGTCTGCCTTATGGAGGCTTTTTGTATTATCAAAGTTTTTAAGCAAAAATTCCCTGTTCGAATATGATCATACAATATTAAAAGGGATGGCCTAAGCCACCCCTTTTAATTTTATACAAGCTATTCTTGAAGATTCTACCTCTGCTTGATAAGCCGATTATAAAGTTGTGCTGCGTCAACGGCTTCCCATATCAAACCACATGTCAGAAAATTGAACGGGACGTTTATCGACTCCAAAGATTTCGTTTTGCAGGCTTGCGATTTCAACTCGATCTGTTGCATCAAAAGCCCCGTTATAGCTGTAATTGATGCGGACCTGGTTTTCTCCGCCTGATAACGCTTCACCCGTAGTAGATGTAATGCTATCTACATGGAAATTGGAAGCTCCGCCATCCTGACCATCTGTATATGTGAAGGTGAAATCATCCAGCTTTAAAGCTCCAGTAAGTTGTTCACTGGTGAAAACCGGATAATTAAATGTTAAATCTATAAAACCTGTACCCTCTTGATTGTGCATGGAAGTTGACCGTATTGGTCCCTGATGTTGAAGAGCTCCAAACCGATAGTTTCTATCAGATATCATCATTCCAGGATTATGGAACCTTCCGCCAAATTCACCATCTTTATCATTCAGCTGGAATCTCAATTCAGAGCTTTCAATTACTCCAATGGAATATACTTTTAATGTCTTGTCTGCTTCTATTGGAATATTATGTTCTAAAAGGTTAATCCATTCTCCATTTTCAATTTGGCACCATAATTGCATACCTGCGTCCGCAGATAAGTCTTCCGTTTCGAGTTCCATAGCTCCTGTATAGACGCCAATACCATTTTCCCTTTCATGCACATCCAGTGAGAGCTCGAGTGGTGTAATATTTGGGAAAAGAACTTCAGCTTCTGTACCAGCTGCTGGGGCTTCACTTAATGGCGGTACTGTAAAATTATCACTTCCGGGTTTTGTCTCTATGATATAACTATGATAAACATAAACTTTTCCATTAAACGCATAAAAGGCTTCTTCAAGTGCCTTTTGAGCTTCTTTGTATTCCTCTTCTGTTTTCCCAAATGTATCCGCAATAGCTTTTGCTGCTTGTAAATCTAATGCAAACTGATCAACAGCTGCCTGAGGGAAATCACCGACTCCACTCCCTGTATGTATATTTTCTTTGAAGGAAGTATAGTCTTTAATCTTTTCCAATAAAAGACCGCGGTCAGTAATGACTCTTGTCTTCAAGAAGTCCCTTATCGCGTTATTCAGGGATTCGATGGCCTGTTCCATTGTCTCGTCACTAGGATTTTCACCTAGGCTATTCACATTCTCAAGTGCATCTTCCAACTGATTAAAAGAAGCCTGCGGATAGTTTCCGTGCTCTTTACCAGCGATTTCGTCCTTTAGAATGGATTTCGCCTGGTAAATAGTCTGACTGAATTCAATTTCCCGCGGAGCAGAAGATAAAATTCTGTTTACAGGAACTACCTCTACGCTTCCACCATTATTGGTTACCTTCAGCTCAAAAACGAACCAATAGTCACTTCCTTCTGTGTCTTCCGTTAATGGGGCAGTCGGAACTGAAAAAACATTATCTGCTGTCAGAGAATTACCTTTAAAGATTTCAACTTTTCCCTTAGATTCATTAAGTGGTCTTTCTCCTGAATAGTTATTTACGTAGAATCTATATGTTCCGTTAGTCAGTTTTCGGATAGTCGTTGTTTCTGGTCCGTAAGATTCCGTATCATCCCAGTCAAGGTCTACAGCATTTGTTTCTCCATTACCTGATACTCTTTCTGCATACCACGTATGAAATTTGCCGCCATCTGCTCTAGGCCCGACTAAGTGAGAATCTAAGTCTCTGGGTCTTTCATCCCAGGTAAGCATGATTTTCAGTTCATTGGAAGCGGCAGCTCTAATTGCTGTTTCATTTACTAGCGTATTAAATTTCGTTGTATTTGCTGCTCCTAATAAATAAGTCGTTACATAGCCTGATTTGGAAAGCTCTGCTGTATATTCTCCTTGAGGAACATTTACCCAGTAGTTACCATACTCATCCGTGGTAACCGTTTTGAATATTGCACCATATTTGGAGTCAAATCCCTCACGGATTTTCAGCTGCATTCCGCTGATCCCAACACCATAGATATCCGTTATTCTTCCTCCAAAACCTTGAGCAATCGTATATTCCTTTGTAATCCTTTCGCCCGAAACTTTTGAATCCGCTCTCGGAGTGATGCTGACCTCTAATTTTTTATCCATATTCCCTGTAAGAATGACAGGTGTAAAAGTAAACGTATTTCTAGCATTGTTGTATTGAAGGTTACTCAGGGTGATCAGCTGTCCATCTAATTTCGCTGTAATATCAAAGTCTTCCTGAGTAAGACCAGCTACATAGTCTTTCATTTGCAGAGTAAGAGAAGATGGTGATAAAACCACATCGGTCAGTGCCGTTTTTTCAACTTGAGAATAGCCGGTTGTGTGATTTTCATTATTAACCGTTACAATAGTTCCAATATCCAGTACTAAGTTCGCAGGTGGTTGTTCTATAGAGGAGCCATTTGCATGTGCATTCACAGCTGCATGTTCAATAACCCCTCTTCCAAGCACTGTCGCCACTGCATTGAGGACCAAACTCCTAATGTCTGTCGCCTGATCAAGATGAATCCTAACCTGAGTCGCTCTATTATTAACGGTTTCAAAATTTCCGATCAACTCTACCTGAAGTCCTGAGCCTGCTGCAGTTTGAACACTTTCTGAAACCGTTACATTGGTAAATCCGTCACCTCCTGCTGCAAGATCATCTTCCTCAATTTTAGCTGCAGATTCTAAATGAACCTCAGCAACTTGAGTATTCCCGCTTGCCACTATTCGAACTTTCCCATCATTCTTGTTCACAATGACAGTCGCAAGAACAGAATCCGTAAAATGAATACTGTTTTCCCCGCCGCCTTTTACGAGTGTTTTGCCTTCAACCTTTACACCATTTAAAAATACGTCTCCCTGTCCGATTCCTTCATCCAGGATCAGATCGCCTTTGATATGAAGATTTTTCAGATTCACTCCGGCAACCGATACCGTGACGTTTCCATCAATGGTTTCTACAGTATCTTTTCCGTAATCTCCTGCAGCAGTAATAGTTGAAGGGATTGCAGAAGCAGATGGGCTAGGTGATGGAGATGATACAGGTGTAGAAGCAGGGGCAGGATTCAGCTCCTCGCTCATTTTGGATTGGTCCAGTTCTAGCTGCTTGTTCACTTTTTCCAAAGTGCGGTACTTTCCAGGATGTAATTTCTCTCCCTTCTCCTTCACATCAAGAGCACGTTCAGCCAATCTTTCAAGCTTCGCAAATTCTTTTTTGGCTGTCTCAGTGTCTCCTGCTTTCACCAAATCCGAAATTTGTTTCTGAAGCTCGTACATTGATACTTCATAAATAATCGTTTCTTTTGCTATTTTCGAAGGAACCAAATATTTAGAAAGGAACTCTTTCCTTGTGCTAGACCCATAGACCTTTCCAAAAACCCGTTCCGTTTTTGCAAGAGTGTCTGAGAGTTTCTGATAATCAGAAACTGCATCAGCTGTAATGCTCTCTTCATCAAAATGAAGTTCCAGTACCTTACGATCTTCCTCCAGCTTCTGACCCATTTTCACTGCATCTATATATTTTGCCGCACGCATAATGTGTTCTTCTGCATGCAGAACCTCAGCGCTTAATTTCTTCTGATCTGAACCCTTATATCCTGCGAGACTTTTCTTAGCCTTAGCAAGAGCTGCCTTCGAATGACTGAATTGAGCGATAAATTCCGCACTCATTTCTATTTGACTGGACTGATAGAAAGGTTTCAATCCGTTTGCCGCACTGACTCCTTCACGGACTGCCTGCTGTGTTCCTGTCTGTTGAACTGCTGCCTGTGATGATACAGGACTGACAAAGGCACTGGAAGCTATTACTGCTGCCGTGACTCCTGTCATTAAACCCTTAGATTTCTTCCTCATTCTTTTGTCTCCCTTTAGATAAATTAATAGTACTAAAGTAGTATAAAGCATACACAAAGTAAAATATGTCGTTTTTTGTATTATTTTATCAATTAATGATAAAAAATACCCATTAACGTTACGTCGTTTTTTCCTACTCCAACCTAAAAGGCTCTGTAAAAACCATTTTTCACAAAACCTCTCTATCTCAAACAAGTCTTAGTGTCTCCGTTTTTTACCCCAAAATATTTGTTACAGTAATTCATTCACTTCCAGTCATCAATTGCTTTATGAAGGCAACACTTATTAATACCTCATTGGAGCTAAGCCGTCACTCTTTTTTCAAATGCGTTTTTCAAAGTTTTCTAATTGTGTTGTTCATGAGGCAGTAACAGTCTCCCCTTATGCTAAACTGGAATTATATGCATATATTAGACAGTTACCGATAAAGGAGAGATGAATGTGTTTCCAAAAGATCAATACATGAAAGAAGTGGAGAGCAAGTTTATTACAAGGAGACACCATCCGGAACATCCTCATATCGTAATCCTTAACTATACCGAGCACGCAACATATGAGAAACGTTGGAATGAAGTGACATTACATTGCAGGGGGTTAATTATTGATGAGGCATCCGGCGAAGTCTTAGCCAGGCCCTTCCCTAAATTCTTTAATCATGGAGAAATGCCGGAATTAGAGTCAGAGATTCCATTTTCGGAGACGCCGGAATTTACGGTTAAACAGGATGGCTCTTTGGGCATTTGCTATCGAGTGAATGATAAACTGTACTGGGCGACGAGAGGTTCCTTTGAATCCGAGCAGGCAAAAGCAGCACAGCAGATTTGGGACCGTCAATACGCCCATGTGCAGGTTCCTCATGAAATTACTTTGTTAGTGGAGATTATCCATCCTGCTACCAGAGTTGTTGTCGATTACAACGGCATGTCCGATTTGATTATCATTGGGGCCATTAACCGGTTTACGGGACATGATTATCCCTATAACGAGCTGCAGGAACTCGGAAAAGCACTCGGAATGCAGGTTACGGAACAAATCAAGTTAACGGTTGAAGAAGCGATCAAGTTAAAAGAAACCATTGATCATAATAGCGAAGGCTGGGTTCTTAGATGGCCAAATGGGATGAGGCTGAAGATTAAAGGCAGCAGCTATTTAGACATCCACAAAATTGCTTATGGACTATCAGACAAGCTGAAAACGGAATACTGGTCCCAGGGAAAAATGGATGAATTAATTCTAAAAATGCCTGAAGAGTTCAGAACAGAAATCGAGCGCTTTACATCCACTCTTGATCAAAACCTGAATGACCTGTCCAAGATGATTACCGATCACTATTCGAACGCGAGCGTAAATTCTTCCGATCGAAAATCGTTCGCGATGTATGTCAATCAGCATGTGCCGAACGAGCTTAAATATTTAGTCTTTAAAAAAGCAGATGCTAAATTACATGAAGAGATCCTGAAGGAGCATATATATAAACATTACTTGCAGTACATAGGGAGGCCAAGCGATGCCGTCCTTTAATATGATGATCGGATTGCCCGGGAGCGGTAAATCCACCTATGCTGAAAAACTGGCAAAAGAAATCGATGCCGTGGTCTTTTCCTCCGATTTACTTAGACAGGAATTGCTGGGAGATGTCCATGATCAGGAAAGCAATGAGTTCATTTTTGAAGAAATGCATAGAAGAATCATCCAACACCTGGATACCGGCGGAAATGTAATTTATGATGCCACCAACACGAACCGCAAACGCAGAAAACACTTGATCAACCATGTGATCAAATGCGAAAAGAAATCGGCTTACTATATAAATGAACATTATGATACCGTCACGAAACGGAACACGAATCGCGAACGAAGAGTTTCACAGCAGGTCATCGATAAAATGTATCAATCCTTGCAGATTCCATTAGTTAACGAAGGCTGGGATGAATTGATTGTTGTTTCAAGTGAAAAGAATACGTTGGATTCCAGACTGCCTCTGGAAAACATGATTACTGCTGAATTAGAGCATGATGTACTTTTCAGCCATCTCCAATCCCATATTCCCGACTTTCAATCCATCTATAATGTGCCCCATGACTCTTCCTATCATAGCTTCTCCATAAGCAGGCACACGTATCATGTTTGGGAGAGGATTTTAAATAATGATCACGAAGCGGATAAACTTCAACTGCTGTGGGCTGCCTTGTTTCATGATCTGGGGAAAGGATTCTGCAAGTCCTTTGTTAATTTTAAAGGGGAGTCAACACGATACGCGAGCTTCATAGGACACGAATACGTATCCTCCCAGCTGGCCGTATACTGGCTAACGAAACTCGGATACGACAAATCATTTATACAATTAACAAGTGATCTCATACAAATGCACATGGTTCCCATGAATGCATCTGACAAGAAAATGAAAGAGGTTAAGCAGCTGATCGGGGAGCATGCATTTAACCAGCTTATGATCCTTCATGAAGCAGATACTGGTGCGAAGTGAATTTTAGGGCAAAGGGACGGTTCTACTCCTTTGGAAGTAAGAGAACCGATATTCATACTTTTATCCCATTTATTTTCATATGATCGCTGCTCATGTAAGAGAGCTGATTATTAAAAAAGACTGCTGAAATTTCAACAGCAGTCTTTTTTACGATTCAATTAATTCCCATTCCCTTTAACTCTAAATTTTCTCCTATGATTCCTAACTTTTCTACATGCTTCCTTGCCTTTCCGTAAGAGGTCCCGCTAACGAGAGAATAAGGCTAAATGTGCTTATCTTGATTCCCTTTTCCATACCGAGATTTTCTATATTAACTTTATCACTTTCACCAAATAAACCCATTTACACAAAGTCCTTATGTATCTGATCTATTTTTGATAACTAGTCTGATTTAACTAAGAAATAAACATGTAACTCTTTATTTCTCATGAGCTTCTGCCCAAGCATCTAGCCGAAATATGGAGTTTTATAGGGGGAGAAACAAAGAATGTTCAGGACTATATCATGATATTCCAATTAAAAAAGGCACTTTTCACCTTATGGAAAGACTTATTTTTCTTTACAAAATATAGATTCTTTACAAATGTTTAACTTGAGGGGGAGGGAGAAGGTACACTATCATTTCAGGTAGACACGTGCTCTTATTCGTTTAGTTTTAAAAATTAGCTCTGTTAAACTTGGCTGTTGATTGCAGCTAGCAGTCGTTCGCTCCAATCAACAGGTGTTAAAAATCAACATAGCCAAAAAATTAAATACAGGAGGCATCTCACCATGCTTAAAAAATCAATGCTGTTTGTTTTTATCCTGGTTCTCTCATTTGCTGTTGTGAAACTGCCTGCGGCTTCGGCTGTTCCTTCCGTGACTCCTTCCAAGGCGACCGTTCAGTCGTACTTGAACTCTCTGACTGTGAAGAGCGAGGAGTCTATGACAGGCTACTCGAGGGACAAGTTCCCTCACTGGATTAGTCAAGGCGGAGGATGCGATACCCGCCAGGTTGTACTCAAGCGTGATGCCGACTCTTACAGTGGAAGCTGCCCTGTCACTTCCGGTGTATGGTACAGTTACTATGACGGTGTCATGGTTTACTCTCCGTCTGAAATGGACATTGATCACGTGGTCCCGCTCGCTGAAGCGTGGCGTTCCGGCGCAAGCAGCTGGACGACAGCAAAGCGCGAAAGCTTTGCCAATGATCTAAGCGGCCCTCAGCTTATTGCGGTAACGGCAAGCTCAAACCGCTCCAAAGGCGACCAGGATCCATCAACATGGAAGCCATCCCGCTCCGGTGCAAGCTGCGGCTATGCGAAGTGGTGGATTACAACCAAATACAACTGGGACCTGCATCTGCAGTCATCGGAGAAAACGGCGCTGCAAAGCATGCTTAACACCTGCTCCTACTAAGTCTGTTCCAGCACGTACGTACGGTATCACGTCCGTACGTGCTGCACATTTTTATTCAATAAAAGGAGGCACCAATATGGAAACAAAATCAACGATCTTCACCGCAACCCACGGAGTCATGACCACTGAAGTCGGTGTCATCAGCGGCGAGCTCGAACTGCGCACTACGTGTGATAACAACGGCGTGCTTACCCTCGCCATCACCTATGCCGGCGCCGAGGAGTGGTACACACTTCCCGGGGAAAGTTATACTCTGCATGATGTACGTGATCATGGGGTTGTTCACGAAATGGTGGTAAATGTGCTGGAGCGGGATTCTTAAAAGTATGGAAATCGTCCCCAGCCCAAGTTTCTACGTAATGGCGAAATCTTACTGATTATTTCTAATACTCTGTGTACTTTCAGGTGTTTAATAAAGAATGAAAAGCGGCTGGAATGAAAAACCTCCTCCCATGAAGAATTAGATGACAAGAATGGGGGGGATCTTGGAGAGAAATTAAAGCCCTATAAATGCGCTGCAGGGGAATTTCTTCGTTAATATTAGAAAAGGAAGGGCTCTTTCGGAAAAAGTTCGATTCGGCACCCCTCCTCATAAAAAAAACCTCAATAAGGAAATCCTTGAGGTTATCCACCAAATAGTGATAGATTTTTATTTAATAATTTTTTCTCCCAGTATCGGTGTTATACCATTGATTTCTTCAACTCCAAAGCCAAAAGACTTTAACTGAGACTCAATTACTTCTAGTACATCGTAATAGGAAAAATTCATACCTAGTCTATAGTTCTTTTCTTCAAGACTTTCCGTATCTGTTGATATCAATGATTGATTGTACTTTTCTTGTAATTCCATTATCAAATCAGCCAAAAAATTCTTCATCTCATTATTCAATGTTATTCCACCTTACTTTCCTCTTAATATTCCTTCAAGTATTCGTTTTTGTTCCATTTGCCTTTGAATATCAGATGGCCATTTTTTATTTATCAAAGCTTCCTGTTGTCTTGGATCTAAATTTTTAAAATTCGGAATGGACTTCTCAGGATTTTTTATTTTATCTTGATGCTCTGAAATCTGTTTATTGATTGATTGTATACCTTTCTTTATTTCCTCAGGGGACTTATTTATATATTGCTTATAAAAACCTGAATGTTTTCCTCCATTTTTTGCAATATCATATGCATTACCTATCTTCTTATCCAACGACCTATACGAACCAGTCTTCACATCAACCTTCCCTACCATATCATCCGCTTTCCGCACCAGCTGCTTCGGAATGTTTTTTATGGCCCTGATACCAGGTTTTAACGGACGGGTGTAAGCTCCGCCACCTATTGTGATGGCAGCAACGACTTTATCGAAATTGGATAGCTTTTCTTTGGTAATAGCATTTTCACCTGAGCTTAGTTCTTTGGCAGATTTAAAATTTGAAATTCCCGGAATACTGTCCAGCCATGCCGATCCCGCCCGTTTTCTTTCTAAATCAGATATTTTTTTCCAAGTAAGCGGATCACGCCCGGTTAGGGTTTTTAATTGGTCCAGGGTTCCCATTGTTGCAGGGTGAGTGTTTAACTGCATTTCTACAGAATCCCTCAGTGCCTCTGCTAATTTATTCTTTTTCTTTACGAGCTTGGTTTTAGGGAGTGTTCTTACTATGCTTTTATAATTAATTTTTGGACTGGTTTTCTTTATTGTAGATTTTGGTGTCTCTACATTCCCCATAGGATTAACTAAAACACCATTTTCAAAGTAAATATGTTTTCTTTTCCATTCAATGATGGCCATAGGGTTGTCCTTAATCGATTTTGGAACGTCCCATGGATTTTCTGCGTAGATGGCAGCACAATTTTTGTCCGTTCCGAGCATCAGCTCCCGCGCAATAAACACCTTCTGATGTCCATGATCTAATTTTCCGAGGTACGTTTCCAGTTGTTTCAATAAGTTCATTTTAGCATGTTCAATATCAGCGGTGGTAGCGTAGGAGGAGGCTTTGGTGATGATGGATTGGCCTTCCTGAGCGATTTGGATGGACTGGCCGATTTTCTGGGCGAGTTCCAGGAGTTCCTGCGGTTTGATTTGGATATCCGTCATAGGGAGGCCAGCTCCTGTAAGAGACGTCTGATTTCCTCATTAATGGCCTCAATGGTTTCCACCCCGGAGATCTCCATTTGCCCAAGTAAATGATTGAGATCCTCCGCAAGCTCCTTGTATGCTGTCCCGCCTTCCCCGGTCCATTGCCCCAGATAGGTATCGTGAGCATTTTTAAGGCCCTGTTTGGTTTTGCGGAGCTCATCCATTCCTTCCTGAATATCAGCCTTGTATTTTTGCAGGGACGCCATTTTTTTCATAATCTCGATTCGTTTAGCCAGTATGGCTGCCCTGGCTTCCATTTCTATTAAATCCGGCAAAAATTCCACTCCTTTCCAGTCACTCATGAATATAATGGTAAAATAATACATAAACTCTTTCCATCATCCAAAAGTCCTTTTCTTATCCTTCAAGGAGGTTCTCTTGAACCATTCTATTGTTATGGCACTTCACAAACAGAATCTTTTTCTTCACCTTCTTTCCCTTATAAAAGTCACAATAAACAAAATTATCCAATTTGTTTTTTCACTCTTTAAACATGAAAAAGAAGCGCGGGAATCACCCCAACGCTTCTTTTTGCATAGGAAGGAAAACTATTCCCCCATAAACTCCCTTAAATCCCGGATCATTGCTTCATTCGAATAAATATAACTGCCCTTATTTAAATGAAAAAGCACAATGAGCAGATAAAGCCGATCATCGTGCTTTTTTTGTGGAATGCTATCTGTTTGCTCCTATTGCATTACGCTAATTCTACCCTCTGTCTTCACATCGATTACCCCTAAATCTTTTGCGTACTCGATTAAAACTTCCGCATCGGTTCTGGCGTTTGCCTCATTAACGAGTAAAGAACTGTCTTTGAACATGGTGTA is a window encoding:
- a CDS encoding pre-toxin TG domain-containing protein, with protein sequence MTDIQIKPQELLELAQKIGQSIQIAQEGQSIITKASSYATTADIEHAKMNLLKQLETYLGKLDHGHQKVFIARELMLGTDKNCAAIYAENPWDVPKSIKDNPMAIIEWKRKHIYFENGVLVNPMGNVETPKSTIKKTSPKINYKSIVRTLPKTKLVKKKNKLAEALRDSVEMQLNTHPATMGTLDQLKTLTGRDPLTWKKISDLERKRAGSAWLDSIPGISNFKSAKELSSGENAITKEKLSNFDKVVAAITIGGGAYTRPLKPGIRAIKNIPKQLVRKADDMVGKVDVKTGSYRSLDKKIGNAYDIAKNGGKHSGFYKQYINKSPEEIKKGIQSINKQISEHQDKIKNPEKSIPNFKNLDPRQQEALINKKWPSDIQRQMEQKRILEGILRGK